CTGCCGGGCAGCTGTGGCGCCCTCTGTGGGGCCCATCGCAGGCCCGGGGGGTTCCTGGACAAGGCACGTCGGGCTTTGGCCTGGATGTGGGAGGCCTTGAAGGGACCTCAGGGGAGAAGAAATGGACCGGGGGGGTGGTGAGGGGTGGGCGTTTCTAGGGCTTCGAGGGGGCCTGTTTTGCTGTGAGGATCCACTGTCCCCTCCAcagagttaaaaaaacaaaacaaaacaacacatcATATATATTTACCAGACCAGAAGCGCTGACCCCGGAAgcctccctcacccccatccagggggagggggagatcctCCTGGTCCACCgacaaagagagaggagagaacctgccccagcccctccctgcccaccccgcTCCCGCCCAGGAAGGACTGACAGAGTGCTTTGCATAGATACAGAGTCAGAGGAGTGGGGCCAGGGGGTGCCCTTGTagcggggaggggggcagaagagctcccccagcccctcctggagGCTGTGAGGAGGGGTGTTTGGTCAGGGTTTCTCCGGTGGGGGCCTCACAGGTCGCTCTCGCCGTACAGGGCTGTGGAGAAGGACTTGTAGTCGAGGGCCCCGGGCACAGCATCAGGGCCCTGGTATGGGGCCATGCGGGCGATGCAGTACTCTGCCTGGTCGGGGGGCAGCTCTCTCCGCAGCTCCTCGGCTGTGATGAAGTTCTGGGGGCGGCAGGGCGGGAATCTGGGTCACCGCCGACACGGCCGCTGGCCCACCCGGCCCCTCACGCCCAGCCCTGGCCGTGAGGGCCCCTCCCCGCCGGCCGCTGGGTGCCTCCCAGGTGTCTTGCTCACCTTGTCCCCGGCCAGGACCTTGAAGGAGGCGATGACCTGGTCGGCCGTGTCTGTGTCGGTGGTCTCCCTCGACATGAAGTCGATGAAGGCTTGGAAGGTCACGAGGCCGCTGTGGTTGGGGTCAACCACGCTCATGATGCGGTTGAACTCGGCATCGCCCTGTGAGGGGGGTGGGCGGGGACAGGCGGCCTTTCAGTGGGGCAGGGCGGCCGGGCCGGCCCGGTGGCTAGAACCGGGTTAGGAGAACAGGGCCCGACCCCAGCGCACACGACAGGTGTCGTGAGTCCGCCTCCAAGGGTCTTGGCTCCCGGCCGActgccccacctgccccagaCCTGGGACGCCTACCCTGTGGGAAGTGGGGAGTTGGGGAGTGGATCTAACAGGTCTACTGCTCCTCAGCCCTGGTTCACAAGTTAGCTCCGGAGGgcgaggaagaaagaaagaaagaaagagaaagagaaggggagagagctgGAGGCCTGACCTCCTCTCTCCAGAGACTTCCAGAAAAGGAGGTAGGAGGCTCAGGGAGTCATCGGAGGGACCCCAACCAGCAGATGCAGcagaggaggagcagggaggCCAGGCCGTGCTGCTCTGGTGGAGGAGTGTCCCCGAGGACGTGGACATTCTGGAGGCggtgaggagggggaggaggagggtgaggaggaggaggagggggagggacggaggaaggggaggaggagaggaggagggggaggaggagaggcacaGCGGCAAGGGCAGGCAGAGGCGGCATACCAGGCTGTATCCCGTGGAGATAAGCAGAGCCCTGAAGTCATCGGAGTCCATGCTGCCTGTCTGCTTCTGCTTGAGGACGCAGGGACAGCAGAGGAGACCGGGCCCAGAGAAGGCAAGAGGGGCCGCCCCGTGTGCACAGCGGGGAAACAGGAGAGTGGCAGGGAGCGGGGGAGACAGAGGCGGCCCCGAGAGACCAGGTAAGAGGGAAGGTGTCCGGAGAGACACAGGGCAGGGAGGCAAGAGAGCCCGTGAAATGGCACACATGATGGAAAGGGGTGGGACGGCCAGAgggaggggagacagagagaaggagagagagagaaagagaagagcagtTAATGCCACAGTCCACTGGGGCCCAGGGGGCGCGTACCTGCCGGTCATTCTCCACGTCGTAGCCCAGGCTGATGAGGCAGGCCTTGAACTCCTCCGGCCCCAGCGCCCCGCCGTGGTCCTGCCGGCGTCCGAAGGCAGGTGTGCacaaggggcggtgtggagaccGGGCCGGCACCGAGGCGGGGAGAGGGGCCCAGGTCACATGCAGAGGGCGGGGGAAGGGGACACACGGGGGAGGGAAACACAGAGTTAGAGGTGACGTGGACAAGGTGATGGCCAAGGCAGGGCAGGTGGAGGGGCGTGGGTGGCCTGGAGGGCAGTCAGAGGcctcctcccagctcctctgGGCCAGAGCAGGGGTGGGAGCTGAGAGGTGCCAGGATTGAGGCTTGAGTCCCAGGACTcttgggagggaaggggggagctCTCCTCACCTCCAGGAtttggggtgggagaagggggaTTGCACCCCGTCCTGCTGGGCCCCTGCCTAACGCCCAGAGCACATGCTACCCACAGAAAGCAGGCAGATGACACATCAGGCCCCGCAGGGCCTGGGGCAAACTGGTGCTCAGGGCCCCTCTAAAGGGGCTGCCAGACCAAATCTGACTTTTAAGgacactgtgtgtatgtgtgggtcaGATCCCTGGTGTGCTGGGACCTGTCTGTTCAGGGTTGCATGGGCAGGTAGGCGAGGACGCACAGCCCCTGGGGCAGGGCTAGAgactcccctccctttctcttcccgAGGGAAGCTGCCCATGCTGTGGGTCGAGGTGATGCACATCTGCACCCCCTTCAGTGGCCGGGGCCCTACCGGCCCCTGTGAGTGGCCCGTGACACTCGGCAACTGTGATGTGAACAAACGGACAGATGCAAAGACGGAGGGGCAAGGTGAGGGGTGACAGTGGGGAGGGAAGACACCAAGGGGCAGGGCGAGCGGCTCACCTTGTCGAAGTGATTGAAGGACGCCCGGAACTCCTGCATCTGCTCTTGGCTGATGCCCTTGGCGTCGCGGGTGAGGATTTGGTTCTCGACCTCGTTGATGGTGCGGGCGATGGTGGTGAGCAGCTGCTCCCAGCCCACGCGGATGTGCTGCGGGAGGAATGAGGGCGTGAGTGTGGGCTGGGCCGGCAGCTGGGGATGCTGGGACCACCGCAGCCGTAGCTGAGCGGGGCTCGGAACTGCCTTCTCCTTGTGCGGGGCTGTGTGTGGCCTGGAGTCAGGCTCGCCCTAACTTTCCCCCAAACGCAGCCCAGCCCCACACTCTCCCGTGTGGCTCATGTGCACAGGGACACAGGCACGGTGCCCGCCTACTGCCTCTGCCAACCAGCGGGGTTCACGTCACACCGGTGTACGTCCCAGTGACGGACGCAGCAGACAACCGGGCCCCGATACCTGTGCCAGGATCCACAGGGAAACTTTGCAGAGACATGCTGGGCAACGTTTAACTAGCTTTCTGGGGCAACAGCCCTTCCCCCCTTTTATTTGGTGGTGATCTGCATGGTCTAAGTGCTGTCACCACGGACCATTTCAAGCTACCACTATGATGGCAACCCGCCCTGATGCTATGACCTGGCGGCAGCGAGCCGGCACGCGGGATTCCCGCACATGCTGGCTGGATCTGCGTCAAGTGAGGATGAAATGGCTGAGGCCACACTGGGGGGCGGGTGCTGCCTGCCCTCCCAGCTCTCCAGGGAGCTTGTCTTGAGATGTGTGTTGTCATGGCGATGGGAGAGTAGTGGTAGagaaactgtgatttttaaaaacgtGTAAACGTTGGATCTAGTCTTTTTGGTCAGAGAGAAAGGGGAGACAGAGCAAGTGGGAGACACTTTTCTACGGGGGGAAGAAAACCATTTGGAACAAGACAGCCGGGCCCTGCCTGGGCTGCCACAAGAATCCTCCAAGCTGGTGAAGGGACAGCGGGGGCACGGCGGGCTTGCCTCCATGGTGTAGTTGGTGTGCTTGTTGTCGAAGATGAGGGCCTCCTGGATGAGCTGGTGCTGCTGCTCCAGCAGGTCCAGGTTCGGCTTGTAGTCCACGATGCTGCGCTCGTACTGCTTCAGGTGGCTCAGCTGGTCCTCCAGAGTCCCATTCATCTCGATGGAGATGCGCCCGATCTCCTGCACAGAGGGTGGTGCTACTGGGGGGCGGGACTGGCAGACCTCGGCCACGACCAGCCACCCGGAGGAGGCCTGTTGCTGGCCGCCCCAATGCCAGGGCGCCCGCCGCCCGGGGCCTCTGCCCAGGGGTCCCCTCCGGGAAGGCCTGCCGCCTGCTGCCCCCCAGCGTAACAGCGGCCACGATGCAGTTTCGGCACCGGCACTCCACAGGGCTAACCTCACTGCTCCCCGCTTGACTCCCCGTGAGGCCCAAGGCTGGGACGGGCCTATTCCACggaggtggaaactgaggcccaaagagggcaACTTATGACattaagaggcagagccaggatcggAACCCCGGCCTGGCGACTTCAGAACCCGTGCTCTTGGGCACGAGCGCCCCACGCCTCGCTTCCCACGGCGACGAAGCCGTGCAGGGGGCACTGAGCCCCGCGGCCGACCTGCCCGATCCTCTCTCGGGCTGTCGTGAGTTTCAGTGAGGCCACTTCGGTCAGTGGGGTGCCTAGTGCTTAGTGAGCCCTCGGTAAGTGGTGGCCTGAGTCGCAGTCGGCATGGTTACAAGCCTTCCCGCAGCTGGGTCACGAGGGCAGAGTGAGGGCGCGGTGAGGGTCTGAGCTCGGACCACCTTGGTCACAGCTACACCACAGTGCTTGTGATGGGGCTGGCACAGGGCGGTGCCCAAAAGTGTCTCTTGAGGGAATGAAGTAATGGGTTTCCTCATCCTTTtagggatgagaaaactgagccacaGAGGTTAAACTGTGCCTGACTCCCGATCTTAAGTCAAGGGGAGAGTCGAGACTCGAACCCATCTCTACCTGACCCCTAAGCACGGTTTCCCTCTGAACGCTGCTGCCATTTCCACGAATATGTTATGGACACTCCTAATCCCACGAGGCCACGAGAGCTGGGTCCCAGATCCACCAGGCCCCCGAGTCCACCGGCCCCATGGAGCACTGGGGCCCTCCCACCGGGGGTAAGCAGCAGCCTCCTGTTCAGTGGGGGCTCTTCCTCAACTCTGCCCTGAGATTCTCCTGGGCCCAGCAGGGCTGGGGCGACTCGCCCTCACCTCCATCTTAGTCTGGATCCAGGGCCCCACGATGTTGGCCTGGCTGGCGAACTGGCGGCGGAGGTGCTCGTTGGACTGCTGTTTGCTCTGCTCCTCCAGGAGTGCGTGGTCCCGCTTGGGCACCAGCTGCTGCACCTGGGGAAGGGGACGCAGGCAGGAGCGGTCAGGGGGGCGGCCCCCTCGCCTGGCCGGTCCCGGCCCTGCCGGTGGGTGGGTGCCGCCTACCTTCTCCCACTTGGAGTTGATGATCTGGGGCGTGACGGTGGTGTAGGGGTTGCTGCCTGACAGCTTGATGTGGTTGCTCTCGGCGATCCTCTGGGCCTCCTTGTGGATGGCCAGGATGGCCTCCCGTTCCCTGTCGGCGTCCGGCAGTGTTGACTTGAACTGGTCGTGGGCTGAGATCAGGCCCTGGGGGCGGGAAGAGAAGGGATGAGGGTGCAGCCCGGCCCCGTGGAGGCCCCACGAGCCACGAGAagggcggggaggggaaggggcggaCCTCGATTTCCTCGATGGTGTGGACAATGAACATGTCCTGGAGGTCCTCCATGGCGCTCTCCATCCAGTTGTTAAAAGGGGCCGCCCGCTTGGCGTACTCCAGGTGCAGCTGGTCAATGGTCTCCAGCTGCTTCTCCGTTTTCTGGTGCGTGTTGGGAGGGACggggacagaggagggaggtCAGTAGGCTAGCAGGAGGTGTGTATTGTGGAGAGGGGTCCGGGGGCACCAAGGGGTCAGGGGAAGACCCCTGCTCTGAGGGCAACGAGGCACAGACCTCGGCGGGTGGCATCgccccctcctcacctccagggcttccctgcgaCTGTGGGTCAGAGAGCCAAGGGCATCCCACTGGTCGCAGATCTTCTGGCAGCGGGTGTTGACGTTGTGGGAGTCGTAGTAATCCAGCTCGCTGTGGGCCGGGCAGAGGGTGATGAGATCCAGCAGGGGTAGCCAGGGTGTGCTGGACCCACCCGCCCCCAGGTGTCCCAGGCCCTGATATCCCCAGGTACCAGGGGATATCAACACTTAAGCACATCAGTCATCAATCACCCCTCTGGCCTGGGGCAGGAGGAATTGGCGGGGAGAGGATAACAGAGCTTGCTGTCACTGTAAGCTGACGCAGGGCTCCCAGAGTGTGGCCCTCGACCATCCCTGTAGGCTGGCGAAATCTCAGTtgcccgaccaggggtcgaacccagacccccagcagtggaagcacagagagtcctaaccactggaccaccagggaagtcccctggattgctttttccatttaaagaaagTCTAGCAGAGCACACTGGTTAGAGAATAAGGCTCTGGAGCCAAGTTCCCTAGGTGTGAATTCCAGCTCTCCAATTTTGAACTTGTGTGACCCTGGGCGAACACACCGGGACCAGGCGGCCCAGGTTCCAGCCCTATCTCactccctagctgtgtgaccttgggcaggccccttggcctctctgtgcctcagttcccatCCTGTAACACAGGACTGCTGGGGGATTAAATGAGCTGGTACATGTAGAGCACTAAGTGCCCTGAGTTTCTGTCATGACCATTAATCAACGCTCAGCCGGGCTGTCCATCCAGGCTCATCCTGGCCGGCCCTGGGCCCTCAGACTCATCTTCAGGGGAACGGACAGCACCCCAAACagccctccctttctcctccagGGCTACTGTCCAGAAAGCTGCCTCAGGGACTGCCTGTTCCCCGGCTCAAGGTAATGGGTTTCACATGGCTGTTCCCAGTGCCTGAGAAGTGGGCTGGCCTAGGATTTCCTCCAAGTCTGTTTCTCACTGGCTTCCAGGAGCTTGCCTGtcaatggggggtgggggacctGCCCATGTCCCACCCCACAACCCCTGAGGGTGGTGGACGTCTGCGTCTGTGACCTCACTCTCCTCGGCCTGGGCATGCCAGGTACAGGGGCTCGATCCTAGGGGAGCTGCAGGACCCCAAGGGGTGCCCCCAACAGTGCTCAATGGGGATGCCGTGTCCCCGGGACTGTGAAGACCCAGTGGTACTTCTGCCTGTGGGTGAGCAAACAGGGAGCCCCCAGAGCAGCTGGGCAGTGTGGAGGGCGTGAGTCAGGGAGGAAGCCAGCCCTGCCCGGTGAGGGGCTCCACCGGGCATCGCTGCTAGGCCCCAGCCTTGTAGGAACAGGAGAAATTTGGGGATGACTGTGACAGGGTAGCGGGTGTCTGTGGAAAGGGCAGTTCCAGCCAAGGATCCTATTTTTGAGCAGACGGCTATTTTGGGAGCCCTGCCGCCCTCCAGGGCCTGTGGATTTTCCATGAAGTAATGGCCTGGGCCTCCCACTCCCTGGGCCCTGCTTGCTGCTGGCTGCCGAGCTGGTGGAATAAGGCCCCTTTCACTGGCTCTGGAGGTTCAGTGTACTAATTGTGTGCACAAGTTTATCTGACtggggcggggaagggagggCAGAGGACCGACTGCCTGGAAGCTCTTACAATAAGTGTATTCTGAGCAGCAGAGGGAAGGGGCCGGAAAGAACAATGGGCTCTCTGTGCAGCCAGATTCCCTCAGGGAGCAGGGGGTGGGAGCGGCGTGGGCTAGGCCGCCCACCACATCAGGGGGCCAGGGGGTCTCCCTGGTGtggcaggcagaggagggggagcCCAGGGACCCCAACAGCCTGAGGAATCAGGACAAGGGGTCAGAGACCCCCCCCTTCTGCTGGAGAATCTAGATCCCACTGTTTCTCATCTGGGGTAAAGACAAGGTGGGCAAAAGGCATCATCCTGTAAGGCTCTCCCCTGGCATCTGAAAGGAGGGTGTGAGGGTGGAAAGGGCTGGGGGACCCCATGCCACCACTGCTCTACCGCTGCTCTGGACTGGGTGCTGGAGGGGAAGCAGGTGACGGGGAACCACGAGCCCACACGTACTTGAGCTCCTGGGCGATGGCGGCAATCTGCTCCACGCGGTCCTGGTGTGCGGCCAGGTCGCTCTCGAAGGCCTCGTGCTTGCGGATGAGGGCTTTGATGTCTGACAGGGTGGCCGTCTCATAGTCCCGGTGCCTCAGCATGGCCTCCTTccctggggtggggcagagggcagggggcgCTTCATCAACAGTGCCAGAGGGATGTCcggccagagggagggagacggggTGTGGACCCCACGCCCTGCCTTGCCGAGGATGGTGCCATGAAAGCTAGAAACTTCCAGAGCCTTTTTCCTTGCCCTTTGCAGGGATCTCTACGCTCAGCTAGATCCCAGATGGAGCTGGAAGACACTGTGGGGCTGGTGGGCCTGAGGCAAATCCCAATTCAAGCTGTGGGTTCTAAATTTAGTATCCTTTATTGGTAGACGGTAAGAATTTGGAATGTGCTACCAGGGCTGGAAATGTGGACACCTATCTGCGGACCGCTGTGATCCGGAGAAGCAGCTGGCGTTGCAGCCGTGCCTCAGCagtgggggggaaggggaagtctGAGTCAGGGCTCTTCCAGGAGCCTGACCCCTGGCACTTGGGCGCCAGGCCCCCTTGGGGTGGGAGTCCTATCACACATCTATTGCTCCACACTATCCTAAGGGCTTTCCATGTGCAGCGAGGCAGGGCCCATTGTCAGGCCCTgtgaaggaagagaggaacaCTGCTATTAGTCCTGGAGCCTGGCTAATTATACACCCCAGAACAGAAGCTCAAGTGAGCCCTGCAAGCACAGTAAGGTACTGCAAAGAACCAAGGGGAAAACGCTGGCCGGGAAAGGTGGCTGGGACCCCCAACCCCTAAAACTACCTCAGGACCCCTGGAGCGGCAGCTCAGAGACccccctcctcagctggcaccAGAAAATCCAACCAACAGCTGCCCGCCTAGAGCAGGGGATGGCAGACAGCTTCTCCCCACCTGCTCTTCCACTGTAAACGCGGCCAGTGGCAGCCCAAGGTTAAAACCTCAATGAGGGGATGCTGAGAAGGCCGATCACCAGTCAGTCCCATCTGCATCTCAGCCACCCCGTGGACAGGGTCCGGCACTGGCGGACAGGAGGTGGCAGCCTGGGAGACTGACTGCACTGGCCCTGCCACTCCAGCCCCGCGGCAGCAGGCTCAACCACAAAGGCAAGCTTGCAATTCCCTTCTCCAAATTGCTTTCTCCCAAGGGTGGGAACCAGAAATAGTAGGTTACTCCTTTTCTGCCTCAGCAGAGTTTCAGCAAGGGAGCTGCTAGGGGTGCGCTGGCAAGAATCGGGAGGAGGGGGCCACAGCCACGGCTGCCTGGGATCCAGGCCAAGGGGCCGCCAGGCTGAGGAGGGGGATGAGGGCTCATTTTTGCTTTTCCCCCAGACAATCTAAGACCCTGGAAGAAGCATCCACATGGGCGCTCACTCCTGCAGGCTGTAGGGATGGTGAGGGGGCACAGAGTGATGGTGGCTCAACCCGCCCTCTGCCCCCCAACCCCTCACAGGTGAGGAGGCTGCTACACCCGGCTTCCAGGGGTGTAGAGGGGTCGGGAGGCTGGTCTCTCCTCCTGTTTTGCATAATTGGGTGGTTCAGAGGACAGAGGCTTCAGGCCTTGGGAATGAGAGTGGACAGGCCTGCCTGGGGACTCTGGGCTAATGCAAGAGGCAGGGCCAGATGCCAAAGTGCCTGTGGGGAggtaggggtggggcaggggcgtGTGGAGTTGGGCCCTGGCTGAAGACTGGGCCACTTCTCCTAAATGCCTTCTGGTGAAGGCTGGCCAGAGTGGCTCCCAGGGAAAGAGCTCTGGTGGGCCATCACATCCACACCCCTCGGCCTCAGGAGACCATCTTCTCAGGGCCTCTTGGAGCCCCAGGAGAGAAGCTGGAGGGCTGATAAGAGGCCCCCAAGAAGGGAAATCCACAGGGATGACACTCAGAGCCTAAGAAAGGATGATGGAGCTACAACACGTGGATAATGACAGGAGACAGCTCAGTCCAAGCGTGGGACACGGGTGTTGCAAAATCCACTTACATGTCCAAGGGCCCTTTAACAAGAAAGATGTCAAATTCTGCAGTTCCCTGGGCAGGGACCTCACCTACCTGGAAACTGCTGAGCATAGCGAAGAGGTTCAAgaggtgtttgttgaatgaatgaagaacaaACGAATAAACTAAATGCCAACATCCCCTCCCTCAGGTTTGGGGGCGCAGAACCCAGGGGCACCATTTCTGTGAGGCAGAGGGAGGTGCCTGCATCCCTGGCCCAGGCTACCTTTTCCTCGCCTTGCCTTCTGGCTTCCCCTCCTCTGCATTCCTTCCCTGGCAGAGGAGGGATCAGGGTATTGCTCTGGATCTGGAAGCTGCCGTTGGAGAGCAGCTGGCCTGAGCTAATGTGAGGAGGGCATTAGCTGGGCTGCAGCTGCGGACACAGGTGACACAGGCCCAGGTCGGCGGATCCTGCAGAGCTGCGTGTCCGCATGCTGGCAAGGGTGGGGCAGGCTCCGTATGGGTGCCTCTGGGTGGGTCTCAGCAACTGACCAGGGTTGGGGCTGCCTGCCAAATAgctgggtgggtggggccagAGGAGCCCCCAGGGGCTCAGTGAGGATCTCGCAGGGacctgggagggtgggagggatgaaAAACCACACTGAGCAATGCAAGGAAGTGTGAGACCAGCTGGGCAGAGTGGTGGCAGGagggccagggcagggagggcaggaggcagcCAGTAGTGGGAGGGTGGGAGCCCAGTGGAAGGCGCTCGGCTCTCCCAGGCGCTGGCCGTTTCCTGAAAGCTTTTGGGCCCCTGGGATCCGGAATCTCAGCCGTGGTGTGGGTCCCGACCGAGGGCCAGGGACGTGACGGAATTCCACATCCCGAGCCAAGGGAACAGGCAGCTGCAGAGCTGCCGAGAAACCAGAGTCACTGCTGCCCTTGTGGGAGAGGGCCCTCGGGGGAGGCACCGGGACAGGGCAGAGGGGAGAAAGAGCTCCCACGGCGGGCCACGCCGAAGGGTGCGTGGCTGGTGGTCAGTGAGCAGCAGGTGCAAGTCGGGCAGCAGGGCCAGGAGGTGGATCCCTGGCCCATTCTAAGGACAGCGCTCAGGATCACAGACCATCCAGCACTGGCTCTTCAGTGTGAAGTCCACAGTCTCAAAGGGTGCAGGGCACGGAAGGCAGGCTGTGTGAACCCAGGCTGCCAGAGAGGGGAGGGCATACCCCCATGCCCACCCTGGCCCGGAGGGGCGCCATACTCAGGGGAGACGTGGCAGAGTGACAGGGACAGGGGCCACGTCCCTGTGCAGCTGGCACAGGGTCCAGTGACCCAGGAAGGAGTCCACCTGTAAGTAATCTCTGAGGCCAGGGCAGATTGGGTGGACCTGGCCCCAAACTGTTCCTTGCTGCCTGGGGCTGGATGACCCCAAAGCGGCATTTGTGACATGCATGTTCCCAGGCAGCAGGAAAGGGGGCCTGACAAACAGACGACATGCAGGCAGgaggggctctgtgtgtgtgtgtgtctgtctgtccgtgTGTGCGTACACGTGTGTGTCTCCGAGAgacaagaaaggagggagggagctgggagggtCATACCGTCGGTCCAGGCCTCGTGGATGGAGGCCTTCTGCCGGAACTTCTCTGCCAGGTGGTCGAGCCGCTCCAAC
Above is a genomic segment from Kogia breviceps isolate mKogBre1 chromosome 18, mKogBre1 haplotype 1, whole genome shotgun sequence containing:
- the ACTN4 gene encoding alpha-actinin-4 isoform X4; the protein is MVDYHAANQSYQYGPSSGSNGAGGGGSMGDYMAQEDDWDRDLLLDPAWEKQQRKTFTAWCNSHLRKAGTQIENIDEDFRDGLKLMLLLEVISGERLPKPERGKMRVHKINNVNKALDFIASKGVKLVSIGAEEIVDGNAKMTLGMIWTIILRFAIQDISVEETSAKEGLLLWCQRKTAPYKNVNVQNFHISWKDGLAFNALIHRHRPELIEYDKLRKDDPVTNLNNAFEVAEKYLDIPKMLDAEDIVGTLRPDEKAIMTYVSCFYHAFSGAQKAETAANRICKVLAVNQENEHLMEDYERLASDLLEWIRRTIPWLEDRVPQKTIQEMQQKLEDFRDYRRVHKPPKVQEKCQLEINFNTLQTKLRLSNRPAFMPSEGKMVSDINNGWQHLEQAEKGYEEWLLNEIRRLERLDHLAEKFRQKASIHEAWTDGKEAMLRHRDYETATLSDIKALIRKHEAFESDLAAHQDRVEQIAAIAQELNELDYYDSHNVNTRCQKICDQWDALGSLTHSRREALEKTEKQLETIDQLHLEYAKRAAPFNNWMESAMEDLQDMFIVHTIEEIEGLISAHDQFKSTLPDADREREAILAIHKEAQRIAESNHIKLSGSNPYTTVTPQIINSKWEKVQQLVPKRDHALLEEQSKQQSNEHLRRQFASQANIVGPWIQTKMEEIGRISIEMNGTLEDQLSHLKQYERSIVDYKPNLDLLEQQHQLIQEALIFDNKHTNYTMEHIRVGWEQLLTTIARTINEVENQILTRDAKGISQEQMQEFRASFNHFDKQKQTGSMDSDDFRALLISTGYSLGDAEFNRIMSVVDPNHSGLVTFQAFIDFMSRETTDTDTADQVIASFKVLAGDKNFITAEELRRELPPDQAEYCIARMAPYQGPDAVPGALDYKSFSTALYGESDL
- the ACTN4 gene encoding alpha-actinin-4 isoform X1, with translation MVDYHAANQSYQYGPSSGSNGAGGGGSMGDYMAQEDDWDRDLLLDPAWEKQQRKTFTAWCNSHLRKAGTQIENIDEDFRDGLKLMLLLEVISGERLPKPERGKMRVHKINNVNKALDFIASKGVKLVSIGAEEIVDGNAKMTLGMIWTIILRFAIQDISVEETSAKEGLLLWCQRKTAPYKNVNVQNFHISWKDGLAFNALIHRHRPELIEYDKLRKDDPVTNLNNAFEVAEKYLDIPKMLDAEDIVNTARPDEKAIMTYVSSFYHAFSGAQKAETAANRICKVLAVNQENEHLMEDYERLASDLLEWIRRTIPWLEDRVPQKTIQEMQQKLEDFRDYRRVHKPPKVQEKCQLEINFNTLQTKLRLSNRPAFMPSEGKMVSDINNGWQHLEQAEKGYEEWLLNEIRRLERLDHLAEKFRQKASIHEAWTDGKEAMLRHRDYETATLSDIKALIRKHEAFESDLAAHQDRVEQIAAIAQELNELDYYDSHNVNTRCQKICDQWDALGSLTHSRREALEKTEKQLETIDQLHLEYAKRAAPFNNWMESAMEDLQDMFIVHTIEEIEGLISAHDQFKSTLPDADREREAILAIHKEAQRIAESNHIKLSGSNPYTTVTPQIINSKWEKVQQLVPKRDHALLEEQSKQQSNEHLRRQFASQANIVGPWIQTKMEEIGRISIEMNGTLEDQLSHLKQYERSIVDYKPNLDLLEQQHQLIQEALIFDNKHTNYTMEHIRVGWEQLLTTIARTINEVENQILTRDAKGISQEQMQEFRASFNHFDKDHGGALGPEEFKACLISLGYDVENDRQGDAEFNRIMSVVDPNHSGLVTFQAFIDFMSRETTDTDTADQVIASFKVLAGDKNFITAEELRRELPPDQAEYCIARMAPYQGPDAVPGALDYKSFSTALYGESDL